The following coding sequences lie in one Spinacia oleracea cultivar Varoflay chromosome 1, BTI_SOV_V1, whole genome shotgun sequence genomic window:
- the LOC130468927 gene encoding probable sucrose-phosphatase 3, whose product MYFKEAAGEQCHYSPKLDSFLVNYARQKKHPSGGFIHPSGEELSLYDSIDKLKKCYGDRQGTKYRVWIDRLLPTRISNDAWLVRFDKWETSGKTFK is encoded by the exons ATGTATTTTAAAGAAGCAGCAGGAGAGCAGTGCCATTATAGTCCAAAGTTGGACAGCTTTCTTGTAAATTATGCAAGGCAGAAGAAG CATCCTTCAGGGGGTTTTATCCATCCATCTGGCGAGGAGCTCTCTCTTTATGACAGCATAGACAAACTCAAAAAATGCTATGGAGATCGTCAGGGAACAAAATACCGGGTTTGGATTGATCGCCTTTTGCCAACAAGGATAAGCAATGATGCATGGCTTGTGAGGTTTGATAAATGGGAAACATCTGGTAAGACCTTTAAATAG